In Halosegnis marinus, one genomic interval encodes:
- a CDS encoding ABC transporter ATP-binding protein, translating into MTDAIRTHEVTKRYGDLTAVDRLDLTVEEGEVFGFLGHNGAGKSTTINMLLDFARPTEGRIEVFGIDSREDSVAAREHMGVLPEGYGVYEGLTGREHVRFAMESKGVGGDPMDLLDRVNIADAADRKAGGYSKGMAQRMVLAMALVGEPDLLVLDEPTTGLDPGGAKAMREIILAENERGATVFFSSHILEQVEAVADRVGIMHEGRLAAVDTIEGLRETAGGGTKLLVTLANPSADHAEAVAATDGVDSVRFDDEERLVVTCSDAAKLDAVVALRDVGADVLDFSTEESSLEDLFVEYTRGDA; encoded by the coding sequence GTGACGGACGCGATACGGACCCACGAGGTCACGAAGCGCTACGGGGACCTGACGGCGGTGGACCGCCTCGACCTCACCGTCGAGGAGGGGGAGGTGTTCGGCTTCCTCGGCCACAACGGCGCGGGGAAGTCCACGACCATCAACATGCTGCTCGACTTCGCGCGCCCCACCGAGGGGCGCATCGAGGTGTTCGGCATCGACTCCCGCGAGGACAGCGTCGCCGCCCGCGAGCACATGGGCGTGCTTCCGGAGGGGTACGGCGTCTACGAGGGGCTGACCGGCCGCGAACACGTCCGGTTCGCCATGGAGTCGAAGGGGGTCGGGGGCGACCCGATGGACCTGCTCGACCGGGTGAACATCGCGGACGCGGCCGACCGGAAGGCCGGCGGCTACTCGAAGGGGATGGCCCAGCGGATGGTGCTCGCGATGGCGCTGGTCGGCGAGCCGGACCTGCTCGTGCTCGACGAGCCGACGACGGGGCTCGACCCCGGCGGCGCGAAGGCGATGCGCGAGATAATCCTCGCGGAGAACGAGCGCGGCGCGACCGTCTTCTTCTCGTCGCACATCCTCGAACAGGTCGAGGCCGTCGCCGACCGTGTCGGCATCATGCACGAGGGGCGGCTGGCGGCCGTCGATACCATCGAGGGGCTGCGCGAGACGGCGGGCGGCGGAACCAAACTGCTCGTCACGCTCGCGAACCCGTCGGCGGACCACGCCGAGGCGGTCGCCGCGACCGACGGGGTCGACTCCGTCCGCTTCGACGACGAGGAGCGGCTCGTGGTCACCTGCTCGGACGCCGCGAAGCTCGACGCCGTGGTCGCGCTGCGCGACGTCGGCGCGGACGTGCTCGACTTCTCGACCGAGGAGTCGTCGCTGGAGGACCTGTTCGTGGAGTACACCCGGGGAGATGCCTGA
- a CDS encoding glycoside hydrolase 5 family protein → MDRSFSRRDLLRAVPSAGALALAGCNAPSESDGETGTEGGTEVRVTTTATGSATATGTPTATRTATRTATATATDTATAVPDPRVAVTDLTVEPTTVRQGGEVRLTVTLANRGGPGDPHPLALRGDDGVLRRTRLATDADSMTATFTVRCDRPGTRTFRAGDREAAVAVEPWPAGFVGTDGTAFVADGEPFTMVGTNNAYLHHKSHKTVDEVFRDAADMGLNVVRALINGGGTEVGNCRDFACDEGNYGLQPGPREYDEASFRQFDYMVATAKRYGVRVLPTLITPSPGGMSAYVEWVDGATELGDFYTHPECRAIYRDYLEQVLTRENTYTGVEYRNDPTIALWELANEPETEGAPFGDALQEWVAEMAAHAKSLDPNHLVSVGLIGWNDAGNESDYLACFESDAVDAASTHMYYDADGIDDWVERHATGVHDRLGKPLYVGEFGWDATRTEDDYRRQLSNRNEGFREWYEQFERYDVAGSLFWFLLGHVDEGARFPDHDGFGVYYPEDATTTDIVSSAADRLAGGDR, encoded by the coding sequence ATGGACCGGTCGTTCAGCCGCCGCGACCTGCTCCGGGCGGTGCCGTCGGCGGGCGCGCTCGCGCTCGCCGGCTGTAACGCGCCGAGCGAGTCGGACGGGGAGACGGGGACGGAGGGGGGAACCGAGGTACGCGTGACGACGACGGCGACGGGGAGCGCGACGGCGACGGGAACGCCGACTGCCACCCGAACCGCGACCCGAACCGCAACCGCGACGGCGACGGACACGGCCACCGCCGTCCCCGACCCGCGGGTGGCGGTGACGGACCTGACCGTGGAGCCGACGACGGTGCGACAGGGCGGGGAGGTCCGCCTGACGGTGACGCTCGCGAACCGGGGCGGACCGGGCGACCCCCACCCGCTCGCCCTCCGGGGCGACGACGGCGTCCTCCGTCGGACGCGGCTGGCGACCGACGCGGACTCGATGACGGCGACGTTCACGGTCCGGTGTGACCGGCCCGGCACGCGCACCTTCCGGGCGGGCGACCGCGAGGCGGCCGTCGCCGTGGAGCCGTGGCCGGCGGGGTTCGTCGGGACGGACGGGACGGCGTTCGTCGCCGACGGCGAGCCGTTCACGATGGTCGGGACGAACAACGCCTACCTCCACCACAAGTCGCACAAGACGGTGGACGAGGTGTTCCGCGACGCCGCGGACATGGGGCTGAACGTCGTCCGGGCGCTGATCAACGGCGGCGGGACGGAGGTGGGCAACTGCCGCGACTTCGCCTGCGACGAGGGGAACTACGGCCTCCAGCCCGGACCGCGCGAGTACGACGAGGCCTCGTTCCGCCAGTTCGACTACATGGTGGCGACGGCCAAGCGCTACGGCGTCCGCGTGCTCCCGACGCTCATCACGCCGAGTCCGGGCGGCATGTCGGCGTACGTCGAGTGGGTCGACGGGGCGACGGAACTCGGCGACTTCTACACCCACCCCGAGTGTCGCGCCATCTACCGCGACTACCTCGAACAGGTACTCACGCGGGAGAACACCTACACCGGCGTCGAGTACCGGAACGACCCGACCATCGCGCTGTGGGAACTCGCCAACGAGCCGGAGACCGAGGGCGCGCCGTTCGGCGACGCCCTGCAGGAGTGGGTGGCGGAGATGGCCGCCCACGCGAAGTCGCTCGACCCGAACCACCTCGTCTCCGTCGGCCTCATCGGCTGGAACGACGCGGGCAACGAGTCCGACTACCTCGCCTGCTTCGAGTCCGACGCCGTCGACGCCGCCTCGACGCACATGTACTACGACGCCGACGGCATCGACGACTGGGTCGAGCGCCACGCGACGGGCGTCCACGACCGGCTCGGCAAGCCGCTGTATGTCGGCGAGTTCGGCTGGGACGCCACCCGAACCGAGGACGACTACCGGAGACAGCTGTCGAACCGGAACGAGGGGTTCCGCGAGTGGTACGAGCAGTTCGAGCGGTACGACGTCGCCGGGTCGCTGTTCTGGTTCCTGCTCGGCCACGTCGACGAAGGGGCGCGCTTCCCCGACCACGACGGGTTCGGCGTCTACTACCCCGAGGACGCGACGACAACCGACATCGTTTCGAGCGCCGCCGACCGGCTGGCGGGGGGTGACCGATGA
- a CDS encoding PQQ-binding-like beta-propeller repeat protein, translated as MSDAAWPGYQFDAGNTGAVDRAVPDAVELWWRSEPYFEVLGSPAVAGDDVIVGALDGTVYAVETDSGDTQWEYDTGPGPLWSSPAVHDGVALVGGDDGTLHALGADTGEPLWRVTAGGPIHSSPTIRDGTAYVGCNDGTVRAYDATTGAARWRWDAPSRVCAVPAVADGTVVAAAWHGTVAALDADDGTERWTVDRDGVVAASPTVSGDTVVVGDSTGRVAALALADGSERWSVDAGRTVIASPAVADGVVYVPAGNTEADFTPVNGPGPLLALDADDGTEQWRVGTPDDGVGPHAWGSPVVADGTVCLGTDGADRFFAFDAADGTERWTVPETPTFAWSAPAVVDGVVYVNNRYDGTVAFRDPA; from the coding sequence ATGAGCGACGCGGCGTGGCCCGGCTACCAGTTCGACGCGGGCAACACCGGCGCGGTCGACCGGGCCGTCCCCGACGCCGTCGAGTTGTGGTGGCGCTCGGAGCCGTACTTCGAGGTGCTGGGGTCACCGGCCGTGGCCGGCGACGACGTCATCGTCGGGGCGCTCGACGGCACCGTCTACGCCGTCGAGACGGACTCGGGCGACACGCAGTGGGAGTACGACACCGGACCGGGACCGCTGTGGTCCTCGCCCGCGGTCCACGACGGGGTCGCGCTCGTCGGCGGCGACGACGGTACCCTCCACGCGCTCGGCGCCGACACCGGCGAGCCGCTGTGGCGCGTCACGGCGGGCGGCCCGATACACTCCTCGCCGACGATTCGGGACGGGACGGCGTACGTCGGCTGTAACGACGGCACCGTCCGGGCGTACGACGCCACGACCGGCGCGGCCCGCTGGCGGTGGGACGCGCCCTCGCGGGTGTGTGCCGTTCCGGCCGTCGCCGACGGGACGGTCGTCGCCGCCGCGTGGCACGGCACGGTCGCCGCGCTCGACGCCGACGACGGGACGGAGCGGTGGACCGTCGACCGCGACGGCGTCGTCGCCGCCTCGCCGACCGTGTCGGGCGACACCGTCGTCGTGGGTGACTCGACCGGGCGGGTGGCCGCGCTGGCGCTCGCCGACGGGAGCGAGCGGTGGTCGGTCGATGCCGGCCGAACGGTCATCGCGTCGCCGGCCGTCGCCGACGGCGTCGTGTACGTCCCGGCGGGGAACACGGAGGCCGACTTCACGCCCGTCAACGGCCCCGGCCCGCTGCTCGCGCTCGACGCCGACGACGGCACCGAGCAGTGGCGCGTCGGCACCCCCGACGACGGGGTCGGGCCGCACGCGTGGGGGTCGCCCGTCGTCGCCGACGGAACCGTCTGTCTCGGCACCGACGGGGCGGACCGCTTCTTCGCGTTCGACGCCGCCGACGGGACGGAACGGTGGACCGTCCCCGAGACGCCCACGTTCGCGTGGTCGGCACCCGCCGTCGTGGACGGCGTCGTGTACGTGAACAACCGCTACGACGGCACCGTGGCGTTTCGCGACCCCGCGTAG
- a CDS encoding TIGR03571 family LLM class oxidoreductase has product MTDHRNAGYERLFGGDDLTFGLGFPLAGGRTETPDPDEEARLAARAEDLGFDALWARDVPTYWPRFGDAGQTFDPWTWLGYAAAETEEVTLGTASVVLTLRHPLHVAKQAASLDRLSDGRFVMGVATGDRDPEFDAFGVDREERGERFREAVATIRAAWGETYPERAGAWGDLDGNLDVVPKPTAGTVPMLPTGRARQSLDWLGEHGDGWLFYHLPDDTLDAYLDDWRGVGGDKPFAMVARTELADDPDAGPRAVHQGYRAGADWWVEYLRGLETKGVGHVLVSVPGDDPDEGLERLAEVIDRV; this is encoded by the coding sequence GTGACCGACCACCGCAACGCCGGCTACGAGCGGCTGTTCGGCGGCGACGACCTCACGTTCGGGCTGGGGTTCCCGCTCGCCGGCGGGCGGACCGAGACGCCCGACCCCGACGAGGAGGCGCGGCTGGCGGCCCGCGCCGAGGACCTGGGCTTCGACGCGCTGTGGGCGCGCGACGTGCCGACCTACTGGCCGCGGTTCGGCGACGCCGGGCAGACGTTCGACCCGTGGACGTGGCTCGGCTACGCCGCGGCCGAAACCGAGGAGGTGACGCTCGGCACCGCGAGCGTCGTCCTCACGCTCCGCCACCCGCTCCACGTCGCCAAGCAGGCCGCCTCCCTCGACCGCCTCTCGGACGGGCGGTTCGTCATGGGCGTCGCGACCGGCGACCGCGACCCGGAGTTCGACGCGTTCGGCGTCGACCGCGAGGAACGCGGCGAGCGCTTCCGCGAGGCCGTGGCGACGATACGCGCCGCGTGGGGCGAGACGTACCCCGAGCGTGCCGGCGCGTGGGGCGACCTCGACGGGAACCTCGACGTGGTGCCGAAGCCGACCGCCGGGACGGTGCCGATGCTCCCGACCGGCCGCGCCCGGCAGTCGCTCGACTGGCTGGGCGAGCACGGCGACGGCTGGCTGTTCTACCACCTCCCCGACGACACGCTCGACGCCTACCTCGACGACTGGCGCGGCGTCGGGGGCGACAAGCCGTTCGCGATGGTCGCCCGCACGGAACTGGCCGACGACCCCGATGCGGGTCCCCGGGCGGTCCATCAGGGCTACCGCGCCGGCGCGGACTGGTGGGTCGAGTACCTCCGCGGACTGGAAACGAAGGGCGTCGGCCACGTCCTCGTCTCCGTTCCCGGCGACGACCCAGACGAGGGGCTGGAGCGGCTGGCCGAGGTCATCGACCGGGTGTAG
- a CDS encoding succinylglutamate desuccinylase/aspartoacylase family protein, whose amino-acid sequence MTTDDGAPETGAFEIETPDEPRPFRYDGEVRPGEKRHVRYEVSETYLGDPVEVPVTVINGTEPGPRVFCTAAIHGDELNGVKVCQELARRYDPSDIAGTLVILHVANVPAYHAQQRYVPIYDLDLNRSFPGKAGANTAERTAAELWDAFLSKCDVGLDFHTSTRNRTTMYHTRADVTAPGVERLTRAFGANVVLAGGGDEGSLRAAATRAGIPTVTVEMGKAHRFQPVLIEKALDGVASVLAEYGLVEGAVSWPGWYRVVSPEDQKKWLRADEGGLVEMQWGPYPLVREGETICTVTDHFSREEHVVAAPFTGLLVGVLENPVALPGHPLGHLVSVDEATAREIEAEIRSGEFDGYRANGGAWRAGDEQN is encoded by the coding sequence ATGACGACGGACGACGGCGCACCCGAAACGGGGGCGTTCGAAATCGAGACGCCCGACGAACCGCGACCGTTCCGCTACGACGGGGAGGTGCGGCCGGGCGAGAAGCGCCACGTCCGCTACGAGGTGTCGGAGACCTACCTGGGCGACCCCGTCGAGGTCCCCGTGACGGTCATCAACGGGACGGAGCCGGGGCCGCGCGTCTTCTGCACGGCGGCGATACACGGCGACGAACTCAACGGCGTGAAGGTCTGCCAAGAGTTGGCACGCCGGTACGACCCCTCGGACATCGCCGGGACGCTCGTGATACTCCACGTCGCGAACGTCCCCGCGTACCACGCCCAGCAGCGGTACGTCCCCATCTACGACCTCGACCTGAACCGCTCGTTCCCGGGGAAGGCGGGCGCGAACACGGCCGAGCGCACCGCCGCGGAGCTGTGGGACGCGTTCCTCTCGAAGTGCGACGTCGGGCTGGACTTCCACACCTCGACGCGCAACCGGACGACGATGTACCACACGCGCGCGGACGTGACCGCGCCGGGCGTCGAGCGGCTGACGCGCGCGTTCGGCGCGAACGTCGTGCTCGCGGGCGGGGGCGACGAGGGGAGCCTCCGGGCGGCCGCGACGCGGGCGGGCATCCCCACCGTCACGGTGGAGATGGGGAAGGCCCACCGCTTCCAGCCGGTGCTCATCGAGAAGGCGCTCGACGGCGTCGCGAGCGTGCTGGCCGAGTACGGCCTCGTGGAGGGCGCGGTGTCGTGGCCCGGCTGGTACCGCGTCGTCTCGCCGGAGGACCAGAAGAAGTGGCTCCGCGCGGACGAGGGCGGCCTCGTGGAGATGCAGTGGGGGCCGTACCCGCTCGTGCGCGAGGGCGAGACCATCTGTACCGTGACGGACCACTTCTCGCGGGAGGAGCACGTCGTGGCCGCGCCCTTCACCGGCCTGCTCGTCGGCGTGCTGGAGAACCCCGTCGCCCTGCCGGGTCACCCGCTCGGCCACCTCGTGAGCGTGGACGAGGCGACGGCCCGGGAGATAGAGGCGGAGATACGCAGCGGCGAGTTCGACGGCTACCGCGCCAACGGCGGGGCGTGGCGCGCCGGCGACGAGCAGAACTAG
- a CDS encoding PAS domain S-box protein — translation MTPRVVHVDGADAGGAVAAALSAAGYEVVPAGSVAAVRDHLPDADAVVTAGTLPDGDALDLCAGAADVPVVVYAADPDASVASALFAAGASDYVLRDEVSPEGLVERVSAVLGEAVDSRYRRLVDAVGDFLYVTDEEGRFVTLNDAALEMSGYTREEAVGEHSSLVLSEAGVEQGEAAIRRLLAGEEETVTYEMDLHTKSGERLRVENHVSLLPMPDGEFRGTVGVLRDVSERRSRDERLRELHDATRDLFAAPDREAVAEAAARAAATILGYPINGVRLVEGDRLVPVAVPDETRDIIGERPVYDFDSDAPPAVALREGEPFVRRDFDAADERGRGALAAAMYLPFGHHGTLTIAATDEAGFSETDEMLAGVLAANVAAALDRLEQRAELAAERDRLSALFENIPDPAIYVEFEDGTPVVRDANPAFEATFGYDAATLAGDSVDEYIVPDADDDRARSYNRQIREGESFHGEVRRQSSDGLRDFLLHVVPYEIGERTTRGFAIYTDITDQKERQRELERQNERLEEFAGVVSHDLRNPLNVAAGRLDLGRETGDDEHFEAADRALERMERLIDGLLALARQGRTVGDAAPVALGDAARAAWNGVATGEAAAEFGDLPTVLADRARLEQLFENLFRNSVDHAGEGVTVTVEALSDGFAVADDGPGIPESEREHVLEFGYSTDGGTGFGLAIVREIAEAHGWTMAVEASESGGARFAFRGVELAD, via the coding sequence ATGACTCCCCGTGTCGTCCACGTCGACGGTGCGGACGCCGGCGGTGCGGTCGCGGCGGCGCTGTCCGCGGCCGGCTACGAGGTGGTCCCGGCGGGGTCGGTCGCGGCGGTCCGCGACCACCTCCCGGACGCCGACGCCGTCGTGACGGCCGGGACGCTGCCGGACGGCGACGCGCTCGACCTGTGTGCGGGCGCGGCCGACGTCCCCGTCGTCGTCTACGCCGCCGACCCCGACGCCTCCGTCGCGAGCGCGCTGTTCGCCGCGGGCGCGAGCGACTACGTCCTCCGCGACGAGGTGAGCCCCGAGGGACTGGTCGAGCGCGTGTCGGCCGTCCTCGGCGAGGCGGTCGACTCCCGGTACCGGCGGCTCGTCGACGCCGTCGGGGACTTCCTCTACGTCACGGACGAGGAGGGACGCTTCGTCACACTGAACGACGCCGCGTTGGAGATGTCCGGGTACACGCGCGAGGAGGCGGTCGGCGAACACTCGTCGCTCGTGCTCTCCGAGGCGGGCGTCGAACAGGGCGAGGCCGCCATCCGCCGCCTGCTCGCCGGCGAGGAGGAGACGGTCACCTACGAGATGGACCTGCACACGAAGTCGGGCGAGCGGCTCCGCGTCGAGAACCACGTCTCGCTGCTGCCGATGCCCGACGGCGAGTTCCGCGGCACCGTCGGCGTGCTCCGCGACGTGAGCGAGCGCCGCTCGCGCGACGAGCGCCTGCGCGAACTCCACGACGCGACGCGCGACCTGTTCGCCGCGCCGGACCGCGAGGCGGTCGCCGAGGCCGCGGCGCGGGCCGCGGCAACCATCCTCGGCTACCCCATCAACGGCGTCCGCCTCGTGGAGGGCGACCGCCTCGTCCCCGTCGCCGTCCCCGACGAGACCCGCGATATCATCGGCGAGCGCCCGGTGTACGACTTCGATTCCGACGCGCCGCCGGCCGTCGCGCTCCGCGAGGGCGAACCGTTCGTCCGTCGCGACTTCGACGCGGCCGACGAGCGCGGCCGCGGCGCGCTCGCGGCGGCGATGTACCTCCCCTTCGGCCACCACGGCACGCTGACCATCGCCGCAACCGACGAGGCCGGCTTCAGCGAGACCGACGAGATGCTCGCGGGCGTGCTCGCAGCCAACGTCGCCGCCGCGCTCGACCGCCTCGAACAGCGCGCGGAACTCGCCGCCGAGCGCGACCGCCTCTCCGCGCTGTTCGAGAACATCCCCGACCCGGCCATCTACGTCGAGTTCGAGGACGGGACGCCCGTCGTCCGGGACGCGAACCCCGCGTTCGAGGCGACGTTCGGCTACGACGCCGCCACCCTCGCGGGCGACTCCGTCGACGAGTACATCGTCCCCGACGCCGACGACGACCGGGCGCGGAGCTACAACCGACAGATACGCGAGGGCGAGAGCTTCCACGGCGAGGTGCGCCGGCAGTCCAGCGACGGCCTCCGCGACTTCCTGCTCCACGTCGTCCCCTACGAGATCGGCGAGCGGACGACGCGCGGCTTCGCCATCTACACCGACATCACCGACCAGAAGGAGCGCCAGCGCGAGCTCGAACGCCAGAACGAGCGGCTCGAGGAGTTCGCCGGCGTCGTCAGTCACGACCTCCGCAACCCCCTCAACGTCGCGGCCGGCCGGCTGGACCTCGGCCGCGAGACGGGCGACGACGAGCACTTCGAGGCCGCCGACCGCGCGCTCGAACGGATGGAGCGGCTCATCGACGGGCTGCTCGCGCTCGCCCGGCAGGGCCGCACGGTCGGCGACGCCGCGCCCGTCGCGCTCGGGGACGCCGCCCGCGCCGCGTGGAACGGGGTCGCGACCGGCGAGGCGGCCGCCGAGTTCGGCGACCTCCCGACCGTGCTCGCGGACCGGGCCCGGCTCGAACAGCTGTTCGAGAACCTCTTCCGTAACTCGGTCGACCACGCCGGCGAGGGGGTGACCGTCACCGTCGAGGCGCTGTCGGACGGCTTCGCCGTCGCCGACGACGGGCCCGGTATCCCCGAGTCCGAGCGCGAGCACGTCTTGGAGTTCGGCTACTCGACCGACGGCGGCACGGGCTTCGGCCTCGCCATCGTCCGGGAGATAGCCGAGGCCCACGGCTGGACGATGGCCGTCGAGGCGAGCGAGTCGGGCGGGGCGCGGTTCGCCTTCCGCGGCGTCGAACTCGCGGACTAG
- the fer gene encoding ferredoxin Fer has translation MDSPFDVLGVERDADPEAIERAYRERVKDAHPDHGGSAREFQRVRRAYEAIVSGDEEALVAAEEDARDDGRTSDTATRARARNRTPSDDGADADDGPSVEGSRVEFLNYEVLDDHGWELTDDDLFEKAAGADLDTEDYGRLLVKPGENLLEAAENRGFVWPYACRGGACSNCAVALVEGEMPTPAGNILTDEWLDRDIRLSCISSPVSDEAKVVYNVKHLPGLDDLRLRPSRFDARMQD, from the coding sequence GTGGATTCTCCGTTCGACGTGCTCGGGGTGGAGCGGGACGCCGACCCCGAGGCCATCGAGCGCGCCTACCGCGAGCGCGTGAAGGACGCCCACCCCGACCACGGCGGGTCGGCCCGGGAGTTCCAGCGCGTGCGCCGCGCGTACGAAGCCATCGTCTCCGGCGACGAGGAGGCGCTCGTGGCCGCCGAGGAGGACGCGCGCGACGACGGGCGCACCTCGGACACCGCGACGCGTGCCCGTGCGCGGAACCGAACCCCGTCGGACGACGGCGCCGACGCCGACGACGGCCCCTCGGTCGAGGGGTCGCGCGTCGAGTTCCTCAACTACGAGGTGCTCGACGACCACGGCTGGGAGCTGACCGACGACGACCTCTTCGAGAAGGCGGCGGGCGCGGACCTCGACACCGAGGACTACGGCCGCCTGCTCGTCAAGCCCGGCGAGAACCTCCTGGAGGCGGCGGAGAACCGCGGATTCGTCTGGCCGTACGCCTGCCGCGGCGGCGCCTGCTCGAACTGCGCCGTCGCGCTCGTCGAGGGCGAGATGCCCACCCCCGCGGGCAACATCCTCACCGACGAGTGGCTCGACCGGGACATCCGGCTGTCGTGTATCTCCTCGCCCGTCAGCGACGAGGCGAAGGTCGTGTACAACGTGAAACACCTGCCCGGACTGGACGACCTGCGACTGCGGCCCAGCCGCTTCGACGCGCGGATGCAGGACTGA
- a CDS encoding double zinc ribbon domain-containing protein: MSKITFRADDDLIRQLEEFDASKSEVMREALREYLGEPSPSGTAASAPSDAGTLDDALAERIDELIGERLGAYAPREPQDVNVNVTLEAPTAKDAAVEAETDGERETRKTDGPAPANASDAEPEPCKQCGEELEASAVYCPNCGEKASHRVFCECGDELRSDWSFCPGCGRRTPAADVLKDP; encoded by the coding sequence ATGAGCAAGATAACGTTCCGGGCGGACGACGACCTCATCCGCCAGCTGGAGGAGTTCGACGCCTCCAAGAGCGAGGTGATGCGCGAGGCGCTCCGCGAGTACCTCGGGGAGCCCTCGCCGTCCGGAACGGCCGCGTCCGCGCCGTCGGACGCGGGCACGCTCGACGACGCGCTCGCCGAGCGCATCGACGAACTCATCGGCGAGCGGCTGGGGGCGTACGCGCCCCGCGAGCCGCAGGACGTGAACGTAAACGTGACGCTGGAGGCCCCTACCGCCAAGGACGCGGCGGTCGAGGCCGAGACGGACGGCGAGCGTGAGACGCGTAAGACGGACGGGCCCGCGCCCGCAAACGCGTCCGACGCGGAGCCCGAACCGTGTAAACAGTGCGGCGAGGAACTGGAGGCCTCGGCCGTGTACTGCCCGAACTGCGGGGAGAAGGCGTCACACAGAGTGTTCTGCGAGTGCGGCGACGAGCTCCGGTCGGACTGGTCCTTCTGCCCCGGCTGCGGCCGTCGGACCCCCGCAGCGGACGTGCTGAAGGACCCGTAA
- a CDS encoding ribbon-helix-helix domain-containing protein — protein sequence MERVTLRIPKQQIEEVERMVDTGEFPNRSEAIRSAVREMINEQESHDDGKRRSWAKV from the coding sequence ATGGAGCGTGTGACACTACGGATTCCGAAACAGCAGATCGAGGAAGTCGAACGCATGGTCGATACGGGAGAGTTCCCGAACCGGAGCGAGGCGATTCGCTCGGCCGTGCGCGAGATGATCAACGAACAAGAGAGCCACGACGACGGCAAGCGCCGTTCGTGGGCGAAGGTCTGA
- the ftsZ gene encoding cell division protein FtsZ, with protein sequence MQDLVNSALENAEQEKRDLEEAGDDASDFGDPRIAIIGCGGAGNNTVNRLYNIGVDGADTIAINTDKQHLQMIEADTKILVGKSLTQGLGAGGDPSMGERATEMAQGTIKEVLGDADLVFVTAGMGGGTGTGAAPVVSKIAKEQGAIVVGMVSTPFNVERARTVKAEEGLEKLRNEADSIIVLDNNRLLDYVPNLPIGKAFSVMDQIIAETVKGISETITQPSLINLDYADMTSIMGQGGVAVMLVGETQDKNKTQEVVKDAMNHPLLDVDYRGATGGLVHITGGPDLTLKEAEGIAQNITERLEASANVIWGARIQDEYKGKVRVMAIMTGVQSAQILGPSTQKQADASRQAIDDVGEYDGVQEVESSNTEYGHTDGGRSEVEQNNGLDVVR encoded by the coding sequence ATGCAGGACCTCGTTAACTCCGCGCTGGAGAACGCCGAACAGGAGAAGCGCGACTTGGAGGAGGCCGGCGACGACGCCTCCGACTTCGGCGACCCGCGCATCGCCATCATCGGCTGCGGCGGTGCCGGCAACAACACCGTCAACCGCCTGTACAACATCGGCGTCGACGGCGCCGACACCATCGCCATCAACACGGACAAACAGCACCTGCAGATGATCGAGGCCGACACGAAGATACTGGTCGGCAAGTCGCTCACGCAGGGGCTCGGCGCCGGCGGCGACCCCTCGATGGGCGAGCGCGCCACGGAGATGGCGCAGGGCACCATCAAGGAGGTGCTCGGCGACGCGGACCTCGTGTTCGTCACCGCCGGGATGGGCGGCGGCACCGGCACCGGCGCGGCGCCGGTCGTCTCGAAGATCGCCAAGGAGCAGGGCGCCATCGTCGTGGGCATGGTCTCGACGCCGTTCAACGTCGAGCGCGCCCGCACGGTGAAAGCCGAGGAGGGGCTGGAGAAGCTCCGCAACGAGGCCGACTCGATAATCGTCCTCGACAACAACCGGCTGCTCGACTACGTCCCGAACCTGCCCATCGGCAAGGCGTTCTCCGTGATGGACCAGATCATCGCGGAGACGGTCAAGGGCATCTCGGAGACCATCACCCAGCCGAGCCTCATCAACCTCGACTACGCCGACATGACCTCCATCATGGGGCAGGGCGGCGTAGCCGTGATGTTGGTGGGCGAGACGCAGGACAAGAACAAGACGCAGGAGGTGGTGAAGGACGCGATGAACCATCCCCTGCTCGACGTGGACTACCGCGGCGCGACGGGCGGACTCGTCCACATCACCGGCGGCCCCGACCTCACGCTGAAAGAGGCCGAGGGCATCGCCCAGAACATCACCGAGCGGCTCGAAGCCTCCGCGAACGTCATCTGGGGCGCGCGCATCCAGGACGAGTACAAGGGCAAGGTGCGGGTCATGGCCATCATGACCGGCGTCCAGTCGGCCCAGATACTCGGCCCCTCGACCCAGAAGCAGGCCGACGCCTCGCGGCAGGCCATCGACGACGTGGGCGAGTACGACGGCGTCCAGGAGGTCGAGTCCTCCAACACCGAGTACGGCCACACCGACGGCGGCCGCTCCGAGGTCGAGCAGAACAACGGCCTCGACGTCGTCCGATAG